A window from Corynebacterium urealyticum DSM 7109 encodes these proteins:
- a CDS encoding HAD-IC family P-type ATPase: MSSTEHSTSEHGSTKHGTAEKPDLSGLTTAEVEERTRAGRTNKATRTTGRTTWEIIRANVFTRINAMLGVLCVIVLATGSWINAAFGLLIIANSAVGIIQELRAKRTLENLKILSESRPRVIRDGEEKEVAQSEIVEGDLIRVGSGDEIVVDGPLLSGSLSMDESQLTGEADPVRHNPGDELLSGSFVKHGSGVFRAEKVGGESYAARLAAEASDFSLTDSVLMSGINSILRVITWLLIPTGLLTIFTQLTRTDAPIRESILSMAAALVPMVPEGLVLMTSIAFAVGIVRLGKYKALVNELVAIEGLARVDTMCTDKTGTLTSNEMELEAVVDEDGDEASTETLRDLRRLFASQSDLNNTAEAIVQGLDEWAERAAEEEGSEAADSSQPHAFEGSEIPFSSAYKFSGFRVTDGPTFVLGAPDVLLDQGTPAANVAAKEEADGRRVLAFGRALDEVEDPDEDGANVTTPELGDPVLIVLRQKLRPDVAETLAYFEHEGVDVKIISGDNPGSVAAVAKEATGEQLSSIDAREIAPEDMEQAVLDSEVFGRVKPEQKQAMVEALHAHGRTVAMTGDGVNDVLALKKADIGVAMGSGSAATRSVAQLVLLNDRFSSMPHVIAEGRRVIGNIERVANLFLTKTVYSVVLAMVVAVAGVTFPFQPIHVTITGWFTIGIPAFILSLAPNTERPKDGFVRRVLSLAIPGGAIVGLGSVIMWLVIYPGDGASVTEQRQAGTAVLLALIIMGLWVLNIVARPMKTWKWALWFGCIGGYLVLFLIAPIREIVLLDIGNTRLMITGAVVGLCGAVVIEFSQFLARRFLLHQD; this comes from the coding sequence ATGAGCAGCACCGAACACAGCACCAGCGAGCACGGCAGCACCAAGCACGGCACCGCAGAAAAACCGGACCTGAGCGGACTCACCACAGCCGAGGTCGAGGAACGCACCCGGGCGGGAAGAACCAACAAGGCCACCCGCACCACGGGGCGTACGACCTGGGAGATCATCCGCGCGAACGTCTTCACACGCATCAACGCGATGCTGGGTGTGCTGTGCGTGATCGTGTTGGCCACGGGTTCCTGGATCAACGCCGCCTTCGGCCTGTTGATTATCGCGAACTCCGCGGTGGGCATCATCCAGGAGCTCCGCGCGAAACGGACCCTGGAGAATCTCAAGATCCTCTCCGAGTCCCGGCCCCGCGTCATCCGCGACGGCGAGGAGAAAGAGGTCGCCCAAAGCGAGATCGTCGAGGGGGATTTGATCCGCGTCGGTTCCGGCGACGAGATCGTGGTCGACGGTCCGCTGCTGTCCGGCTCGCTGTCCATGGACGAGTCCCAGCTCACCGGGGAGGCCGACCCGGTGCGGCACAACCCCGGCGACGAGCTGCTCTCCGGGTCCTTCGTCAAGCACGGCAGCGGGGTCTTCCGCGCCGAGAAGGTAGGCGGGGAGTCCTACGCCGCCCGCCTGGCTGCCGAGGCCAGCGACTTCTCGCTGACCGATTCGGTGCTGATGAGCGGCATCAACTCCATCCTGCGGGTGATTACCTGGCTGCTGATCCCCACCGGCCTGCTCACCATTTTCACGCAGCTGACCCGTACGGACGCCCCGATCCGGGAGTCGATCCTCTCCATGGCCGCGGCACTGGTGCCGATGGTGCCCGAGGGCCTGGTGCTGATGACCTCCATCGCCTTCGCGGTGGGCATCGTGCGCCTGGGCAAGTACAAGGCCCTGGTCAACGAGCTGGTCGCCATCGAGGGACTGGCCCGCGTGGACACGATGTGCACGGACAAGACCGGCACGCTGACCAGCAACGAGATGGAGCTGGAGGCGGTTGTCGACGAGGACGGGGACGAGGCCAGTACGGAGACCTTGCGCGACCTGCGCCGCCTCTTCGCCTCCCAGTCAGATCTGAATAACACGGCCGAGGCGATCGTCCAGGGGCTCGACGAGTGGGCCGAGCGCGCCGCCGAGGAGGAGGGCTCCGAGGCCGCCGACTCCTCCCAGCCCCACGCCTTCGAGGGCAGCGAGATCCCGTTCTCCTCGGCCTATAAATTCTCCGGCTTCCGCGTGACGGATGGCCCGACCTTCGTGCTGGGAGCTCCCGACGTCCTCCTGGATCAGGGCACCCCGGCCGCCAACGTCGCGGCGAAGGAGGAGGCCGATGGGCGCCGCGTCCTGGCCTTCGGCCGCGCGCTGGACGAGGTCGAAGACCCGGACGAGGACGGCGCGAACGTCACCACCCCTGAGCTCGGCGACCCGGTGCTGATCGTCCTGCGGCAGAAGCTGCGCCCCGATGTGGCCGAGACGCTGGCCTACTTCGAGCACGAAGGCGTGGACGTCAAGATCATCTCCGGCGATAACCCTGGCTCCGTCGCCGCGGTTGCGAAGGAGGCCACCGGCGAGCAGCTGAGCTCCATCGACGCCCGCGAGATCGCGCCGGAGGACATGGAGCAGGCCGTTCTGGATTCCGAGGTCTTCGGCCGTGTGAAGCCCGAGCAGAAGCAGGCGATGGTCGAGGCCCTCCACGCCCACGGCCGCACCGTCGCGATGACCGGCGACGGCGTCAACGACGTGTTGGCGCTGAAGAAGGCCGACATCGGTGTGGCGATGGGCTCCGGCTCCGCCGCTACCCGCAGCGTGGCACAGTTGGTGCTGCTCAATGACCGCTTCTCCTCGATGCCGCACGTCATCGCCGAGGGGCGCCGGGTGATCGGCAATATCGAGCGGGTGGCGAACCTCTTCCTCACGAAGACCGTCTACTCCGTGGTGCTGGCGATGGTCGTGGCGGTGGCGGGCGTGACCTTCCCTTTCCAGCCGATCCACGTGACGATCACGGGCTGGTTCACCATCGGCATCCCCGCGTTCATCCTCTCCCTGGCGCCGAATACGGAGCGCCCGAAGGATGGTTTCGTCCGCCGCGTGCTGTCCCTGGCGATCCCGGGCGGGGCGATCGTGGGCCTGGGCTCGGTGATCATGTGGCTCGTGATCTACCCAGGTGATGGGGCGAGCGTGACCGAGCAGCGGCAGGCGGGCACGGCGGTGCTGCTGGCGCTGATCATCATGGGGCTGTGGGTGCTGAACATCGTGGCCCGCCCGATGAAAACGTGGAAGTGGGCGCTGTGGTTCGGCTGCATCGGCGGCTACCTGGTGCTCTTCCTGATCGCCCCGATCCGCGAGATCGTGCTGCTGGATATCGGCAACACTCGCCTGATGATCACCGGCGCGGTGGTGGGGCTATGTGGCGCCGTGGTGATCGAGTTCTCCCAGTTCCTGGCCCGCCGTTTCCTCCTCCACCAGGATTAA
- a CDS encoding SPOR domain-containing protein, giving the protein MAEEKWYFDTKTGEVTKGKSSGWDTRMGPYDSEEAARQALSTAQQRTEAADAYDEQDDWDNED; this is encoded by the coding sequence ATGGCAGAAGAAAAGTGGTACTTCGACACCAAGACCGGTGAGGTCACCAAGGGTAAGTCCAGCGGCTGGGATACCCGCATGGGCCCCTATGACTCCGAAGAGGCTGCCCGCCAGGCTCTCAGCACCGCGCAGCAGCGCACCGAGGCCGCCGATGCTTATGACGAGCAGGACGACTGGGATAACGAGGACTAA
- a CDS encoding bifunctional RNase H/acid phosphatase: protein MGGNMRLSVECDGGSRGNPGPAGTGSSVKDAAGAEVGCVWQFIKHATNNVAEYQGLINGLNLAVEIAEQQGVKPGSLSVDVRMDSKLVVEQMSGRWKIKHPDMKPLAQEVKRIEGQLAQVSYTWVPRAQNARADELANRAMDEREGGQWIDEELVAAGSAAAASPAGDAEGADMLFDLDQPAEDAAAGAKREEPAQTNTAATTTAKKNTAETQREDEEPQPAGVSPTAWMGKTEPTTLLLLRHGQTELNRDGKYSGRGNPELTDLGKKQIAHAARHISERGDVDVILSSPLGRCQETARAAAEALGMGKDAITTDEAIIEMDFGAWEGRRFVEIQADHPEAHRECFNYATAAPHGGESPEQVYRRVSEFVDRVIAEYPGKTVLVVTHMMPIKSVLRRALGTGGEIYRSLHLDVASLSVADFLPNGAGVVRLVNESHYLG, encoded by the coding sequence ATGGGAGGCAACATGCGCTTGAGCGTGGAATGCGATGGCGGTTCGCGCGGCAATCCGGGGCCGGCGGGTACCGGCTCGTCGGTGAAGGACGCCGCGGGGGCGGAGGTCGGCTGTGTGTGGCAGTTCATCAAGCACGCCACCAATAACGTCGCCGAATACCAGGGGCTGATCAACGGCCTGAACTTGGCGGTGGAGATCGCCGAGCAACAGGGCGTGAAGCCGGGGAGCTTAAGCGTGGATGTGCGCATGGACTCCAAGCTCGTTGTGGAGCAGATGTCCGGCCGGTGGAAGATCAAGCACCCGGACATGAAGCCATTGGCCCAGGAGGTCAAGCGCATCGAGGGTCAACTCGCGCAGGTGAGCTACACCTGGGTGCCGCGTGCCCAGAATGCACGCGCCGATGAGCTGGCCAACCGTGCGATGGATGAGCGCGAGGGCGGCCAGTGGATCGACGAGGAGCTGGTTGCGGCCGGGTCTGCTGCCGCCGCATCGCCGGCCGGCGATGCGGAGGGCGCGGACATGCTCTTCGACCTCGACCAACCCGCGGAGGATGCCGCTGCCGGAGCCAAGCGGGAGGAGCCCGCACAAACAAACACCGCGGCGACAACCACCGCAAAGAAAAACACGGCAGAAACGCAACGCGAGGACGAGGAGCCTCAGCCTGCTGGGGTCTCACCCACCGCGTGGATGGGCAAGACCGAGCCGACGACCCTCCTTCTGCTGCGCCACGGCCAGACCGAGCTCAACCGCGACGGCAAATACTCCGGCCGCGGTAACCCGGAGCTCACCGACCTGGGCAAGAAGCAGATCGCGCACGCCGCCCGCCACATCAGCGAGCGCGGCGACGTCGACGTCATCCTGAGCTCGCCGTTGGGCCGCTGTCAGGAGACCGCACGGGCCGCCGCTGAGGCGTTGGGCATGGGCAAGGACGCGATCACGACGGACGAGGCCATCATCGAGATGGACTTCGGCGCCTGGGAGGGCCGCCGCTTCGTCGAGATCCAGGCGGACCACCCGGAGGCTCACCGGGAGTGCTTCAACTACGCCACGGCCGCGCCCCACGGCGGGGAGTCCCCGGAGCAGGTCTACCGGAGGGTGTCCGAGTTCGTGGATCGCGTGATCGCCGAGTATCCGGGCAAGACGGTGCTGGTGGTCACCCACATGATGCCGATCAAGTCGGTGCTGCGTCGGGCGCTAGGCACCGGCGGGGAGATCTACCGCAGCCTGCACCTGGACGTGGCCAGCCTCTCGGTCGCGGATTTCCTGCCGAACGGGGCGGGCGTGGTCCGCTTGGTCAACGAATCTCATTACCTCGGCTAG
- a CDS encoding Nif3-like dinuclear metal center hexameric protein yields MTTTASTPQTTSDAAQLTVGQVVACLEEAYPPKLAESWDAVGLICGDRAEPVAKVAFALDCTDEVVDAAIESGADMLVVHHPLLLRGATGVPADHPKGRIVHKLIRNRVALFAAHTNADSARPGVNDVLAELLGVRAGRPLRPIPNPIDKWGFTVPVDSAEAVKQAIFDAGAGVDGDYSEASFEFRVNGQFRPGDAANPHIGSRGELERVDELRVEFIAPGHLREKVRAALLRAHPYEEVAYDVVESHAGDLGEHGLGIGRVGELDEPMTLRQFTQRVADRLPSTVWGVRAAGDPEKMIRTVAVASGAGDSFLGTIARMDVDCFVTSDLRHHPVDEHLRAGGCPVIDTAHWASEYPWCAAAAALVGQKLGVDTEVLEQRTDPWTLHEASTGGFEQRR; encoded by the coding sequence GTGACGACCACCGCGAGTACCCCCCAGACCACCTCGGATGCTGCGCAGCTGACGGTGGGCCAGGTTGTCGCCTGCCTGGAGGAGGCCTACCCGCCGAAACTGGCGGAGTCCTGGGACGCGGTTGGTCTGATCTGCGGAGACCGCGCCGAGCCCGTGGCCAAGGTGGCCTTCGCGCTGGACTGCACCGACGAGGTCGTGGATGCTGCGATCGAATCGGGCGCGGACATGCTGGTGGTCCACCACCCGCTGCTGCTGCGCGGGGCCACCGGGGTGCCGGCGGATCACCCGAAGGGCCGGATCGTGCACAAGCTGATCCGCAACCGGGTCGCCCTCTTCGCCGCGCACACGAACGCCGATTCGGCGCGCCCTGGTGTCAACGATGTGTTGGCGGAGCTGCTCGGGGTGCGCGCGGGTCGCCCGCTGCGCCCGATCCCGAACCCGATCGACAAGTGGGGCTTCACGGTCCCGGTCGATTCCGCGGAGGCAGTGAAGCAGGCAATTTTCGACGCCGGCGCGGGCGTGGACGGGGACTATTCGGAGGCCTCCTTCGAATTCCGCGTCAACGGGCAGTTCCGCCCAGGCGATGCGGCGAACCCACACATCGGGTCCCGCGGCGAGCTGGAGCGGGTGGACGAGCTGCGCGTCGAATTCATCGCGCCGGGCCACCTGCGGGAGAAGGTGCGGGCGGCTCTGCTGCGCGCCCACCCCTACGAGGAGGTTGCCTATGACGTGGTGGAGAGCCACGCCGGGGACCTGGGGGAGCACGGCTTGGGCATCGGCCGGGTCGGCGAGCTCGACGAACCGATGACGCTGCGCCAGTTCACCCAGCGGGTGGCCGACCGGCTGCCGTCGACGGTGTGGGGAGTCCGCGCGGCCGGCGACCCGGAGAAGATGATCCGCACGGTCGCGGTGGCCAGCGGGGCGGGCGATAGCTTCCTGGGCACGATCGCGCGCATGGACGTGGACTGCTTCGTCACCTCCGATCTGCGCCACCACCCGGTGGACGAGCACCTGCGCGCCGGGGGCTGCCCGGTGATCGATACCGCACACTGGGCCAGCGAGTACCCGTGGTGCGCGGCGGCGGCCGCACTGGTGGGCCAGAAGCTGGGCGTGGATACCGAGGTGCTGGAGCAACGCACGGACCCGTGGACGCTGCACGAGGCCAGCACGGGTGGCTTCGAGCAACGCCGTTAG
- a CDS encoding HAD hydrolase-like protein, with translation MRKILLIDVDGTLIDSYPGIRASFIHALSTHGYAIPDEDFLHGLPGPPMRDSIAAAGVPAEQVETVMADYSKHQSSGGWLDSALFPGIPDLLTEWREAGHILATATSKSYTGALRALTHFGLLEYFDYLGTAEDDGGPRQHKEDVVAYVMGLINAEHETEPSQFLMIGDRKHDAQGAKSQGIDCVLVNWGYGSQQELAQVPLIANTPEELKSIVEQR, from the coding sequence ATGAGAAAGATCCTGCTTATCGACGTCGACGGCACCCTCATCGACTCCTACCCCGGCATCCGCGCCTCCTTCATCCACGCACTGAGCACCCACGGGTACGCCATCCCGGACGAGGATTTCCTCCACGGGCTGCCCGGTCCCCCGATGCGGGACTCCATCGCCGCTGCGGGCGTCCCTGCCGAGCAGGTCGAGACGGTCATGGCCGATTACAGCAAGCACCAGTCCAGCGGCGGCTGGCTGGATTCCGCCCTCTTCCCCGGCATCCCGGATCTCCTGACCGAGTGGCGGGAGGCGGGCCACATCCTGGCCACCGCGACGTCCAAGTCCTACACCGGTGCCCTTCGTGCCCTGACGCACTTCGGGCTGCTGGAGTACTTCGACTACCTCGGAACCGCCGAAGATGACGGCGGACCGCGACAGCACAAGGAGGACGTCGTCGCCTACGTCATGGGACTCATCAACGCCGAACACGAAACGGAGCCCTCCCAGTTCCTGATGATCGGCGACCGCAAACACGACGCACAGGGAGCAAAGAGCCAGGGGATAGATTGCGTGCTGGTGAACTGGGGTTATGGTAGTCAGCAAGAGTTGGCCCAGGTCCCCCTGATTGCCAACACCCCGGAAGAGCTCAAAAGCATCGTTGAGCAGCGCTGA
- a CDS encoding low molecular weight protein-tyrosine-phosphatase, with protein sequence MPDPDAPHPLSLITVVCTGNICRSPMGEIMLADALAKSGDPRLQNVTVNSCGLGDWHVGDGADPRAVKQLADQGYDGAEHVAATFGPEHEAADIFLAMDKGHVTGLKRQGVDPHKIHLYRAFDPASVTVDRPHPEVADPYYGTEADFASAAEEIEAAVPGIIEFIESILDEQEN encoded by the coding sequence ATGCCTGACCCTGACGCGCCCCACCCGTTGTCCCTGATCACCGTCGTGTGCACCGGCAACATCTGCCGTTCCCCGATGGGAGAAATCATGCTGGCGGACGCGCTGGCGAAGAGCGGCGACCCCCGCCTGCAGAACGTCACCGTGAATTCCTGCGGCCTGGGCGATTGGCATGTCGGGGACGGCGCGGACCCGCGGGCAGTCAAGCAGCTGGCCGATCAGGGCTACGATGGTGCCGAGCACGTCGCTGCGACCTTCGGGCCGGAACACGAGGCCGCGGATATCTTCCTCGCGATGGATAAGGGGCATGTCACGGGTCTGAAGCGCCAGGGGGTGGATCCGCACAAGATCCACCTCTACCGGGCCTTCGATCCCGCGAGCGTGACCGTGGATCGCCCGCACCCCGAAGTCGCGGACCCCTACTACGGCACCGAAGCAGACTTCGCGAGCGCCGCCGAGGAAATCGAGGCCGCCGTGCCGGGCATCATCGAGTTCATCGAGTCGATCCTCGACGAGCAGGAGAACTAG
- a CDS encoding SURF1 family protein: MAVDPQRGQEQKRGFRAFLTPGWILSAVFVLLFTYFAFNTLAPWQLGKNTKRTEFNDRLKAAMEQAPVPVSEVLPAEPAKPVEEAQEWRHVTLQGKLLPQQEVLLRNRPVESAPAYQVITPFETTDGTTVLVNRGWVPAESGDNRPELIAKAPAGEMELTGYVRLGEGKNDRGVIDAEGAKQTTRVNAEQIGAATGLTLAHDYVQLDEQSTEAITDRAGDAGVAPHPIPLPKIESGPYLSYGIQWIAFGIIAPILLGWFIWSEIKERRREQLENEQLATAGAAAGAVSNEGEKAAVGAAGTGTEQATGANAVAGDVLTEPSRETQRQEAQRQEDAMAARYGKAAKRRGFGWNQPGDGERF; encoded by the coding sequence ATGGCGGTCGATCCACAGCGCGGCCAGGAGCAGAAGCGCGGCTTTCGGGCTTTTTTGACGCCGGGCTGGATCCTCTCGGCTGTTTTCGTGCTGCTGTTCACCTATTTCGCCTTCAACACCCTGGCGCCCTGGCAGCTGGGGAAGAACACCAAGCGCACGGAGTTCAACGATCGGCTCAAGGCCGCGATGGAGCAGGCCCCCGTGCCCGTCTCGGAGGTGCTCCCGGCCGAGCCTGCGAAGCCGGTGGAGGAGGCGCAGGAGTGGCGCCACGTCACCCTGCAGGGCAAGCTGCTGCCGCAGCAGGAGGTGCTGCTGCGCAACCGCCCCGTGGAATCCGCGCCCGCCTACCAGGTCATCACACCATTCGAGACCACGGACGGCACCACGGTGCTAGTCAACCGCGGGTGGGTGCCCGCGGAGAGTGGGGATAATCGCCCGGAACTGATCGCGAAGGCCCCGGCAGGGGAGATGGAGCTGACCGGCTACGTCCGGCTCGGGGAGGGAAAGAACGACCGCGGGGTGATCGACGCGGAGGGTGCTAAGCAGACCACCCGCGTGAACGCCGAGCAGATCGGCGCGGCGACGGGCTTGACGCTGGCGCACGACTACGTGCAGCTCGACGAGCAGTCCACCGAGGCCATCACTGATCGCGCCGGGGACGCAGGGGTCGCGCCACACCCGATTCCGCTGCCCAAGATCGAGTCCGGCCCATATCTTTCCTATGGCATCCAGTGGATCGCCTTCGGCATCATCGCTCCGATCCTGCTGGGGTGGTTTATCTGGTCGGAGATCAAGGAGCGCCGCCGCGAGCAGCTGGAAAACGAGCAGCTGGCCACGGCGGGCGCTGCTGCGGGCGCGGTCTCGAACGAGGGGGAGAAGGCGGCAGTCGGTGCTGCGGGCACCGGCACCGAGCAGGCTACGGGCGCCAACGCGGTAGCGGGCGACGTCCTCACCGAACCGTCGCGGGAGACACAGCGCCAGGAGGCACAACGCCAAGAGGACGCGATGGCCGCCCGTTACGGCAAGGCGGCCAAACGACGCGGCTTCGGCTGGAACCAGCCGGGAGACGGCGAGCGTTTCTAG